The genome window AAGCAGCTAATGGGGTTTATCCGGCAACGGGTGAATACCGATGAGGATGCTGAGGATATTTTGCAGGATGTTTGGTTTCAGCTAAGCAGTGTCCCTGAGATTGAAGCCATTGAGCAGATCGGCAGCTGGTTGTATCGCGTGGCGCGCAACCGTATCATTGATAAATACCGGAAACAAAAACCGGATTCGCTGGAAGATTACGGCTACGAGGACGAGGAAGGTGAGTTCTATTTCAAAGACATCCTGCTAGCCGATGACGGCACACCCGAAACGGTTTATATGCGAGAGCTTTTCTGGGAGCAACTGGGCATCGCTCTGGCCGAGCTTCCCGAAAACCAGCGGCAAGTGTTTGTTTGGAATGAACTGGAGGATCAGACTTTTCAGGAAATTTCAGACCGCACGGGAGAGAATATCAAAACACTAATTTCCAGGAAACGTTATGCTGTCCAGCATTTGCGACGAAGACTGGAAAGCGTATATCAGGAATTTGTAAATTATTAAATTTGTCTATCATGAATCAGCGACATACATACAAGAAGCGCTTTTGGATGTTTCCCGTTTTCGGGTTTGCTGCTGCGCTCCTGCTGGGCGCGATTGTGCGTTGGTTGTGGAATGCCATTTTGCCCGAGGTTTTGAATACCAATCCGATCTCCTACTGGCAGGCCGTTGGGTTGATCGTATTGTGCAGGATTTTGTTTGGCAATTTTGGCG of Dyadobacter chenhuakuii contains these proteins:
- a CDS encoding poly-gamma-glutamate biosynthesis protein PgsC/CapC; the encoded protein is MNQRHTYKKRFWMFPVFGFAAALLLGAIVRWLWNAILPEVLNTNPISYWQAVGLIVLCRILFGNFGGGPGRWRKPGFRENFQNEGGPGFRSWRNKWMDMTDEDRKKFKQEMRRRCGKPPENE
- a CDS encoding RNA polymerase sigma factor; protein product: MSEKRPNIIQTVASYSKQLMGFIRQRVNTDEDAEDILQDVWFQLSSVPEIEAIEQIGSWLYRVARNRIIDKYRKQKPDSLEDYGYEDEEGEFYFKDILLADDGTPETVYMRELFWEQLGIALAELPENQRQVFVWNELEDQTFQEISDRTGENIKTLISRKRYAVQHLRRRLESVYQEFVNY